One part of the Glycine max cultivar Williams 82 chromosome 14, Glycine_max_v4.0, whole genome shotgun sequence genome encodes these proteins:
- the LOC100527027 gene encoding 20S proteasome beta subunit C1 has protein sequence MSIFEYNGSAVVAMVGKNCFAIASDRRLGVQLQTIATDFQRISKIHDKLFIALSGLATDAQTLYQRLVFRHKLYQLREERDMKPETFASLVSALLYEKRFGPYFCQPVIAGLGDEDKPFICTMDCIGAKELAKDFVVSGTASESLYGACEAMFKPDMEPEELFETISQALLSSVDRDCLSGWGGHVYVVTPNEVKERILKGRMD, from the exons ATGTCGATCTTCGAGTACAACGGAAGCGCCGTGGTGGCTATGGTCGGCAAGAACTGCTTCGCCATTGCCAGCGACCGAAGGCTCGGCGTTCAGCTCCAAACTATAGCCACGGATTTTCAACGCATTTCCAAGATTCACGACAAGCTCTTCATCGCTCTCTCTGGCCTCGCCACCGATGCTCAAACATT GTATCAGCGTCTTGTTTTCCGGCACAAACTGTACCAGCTGCGTGAAGAGAGGGATATGAAACCAGAGACCTTTGCCAGTTTAGTCTCTGCTCTGCTCTATGAGAAAAG GTTTGGTCCATATTTTTGCCAGCCTGTAATTGCTGGATTAGGGGATGAAGACAAACCATTCATTTGCACAATGGATTGTATTGGCGCAAA GGAGCTTGCAAAAGATTTTGTTGTTTCTGGCACTGCATCTGAGTCTCTGTATGGTGCTTGTGAGGCAATGTTTAAGCCTGACATG GAACCAGAGGAATTGTTTGAGACCATCTCCCAAGCACTGCTATCATCTGTAGATCGTGATTGTTTGAGTGGCTGGGGAGGACATGTCTATGTTGT CACGCCAAATGAAGTGAAGGAAAGGATTTTGAAGGGAAGGATGGATTGA